The proteins below come from a single Asanoa ferruginea genomic window:
- a CDS encoding type 1 glutamine amidotransferase, with protein MATALVIENDPTDDLRRLGDWFTEGGLEQVVLRPYDDDQLPDDLSGYDAFVVMGGEQRAYPDDDGGYDGWWLPKVEGLLRKAVRTGLPTLGVCLGAQLLATAHAGTVERSASGPEIGPALVAKRDAADRDPLFRFVPIAPDVLQWHSDEVTELPRGATLLAASTYYPNQAFRLGERAWGLQFHIECDEAMIADWAAGSTELAELGLSEEAVVGACASVLPDLEDVWQPFAIRFASLAQGDLDLPRATLPLLGR; from the coding sequence GTGGCTACCGCGCTCGTGATCGAAAATGACCCCACCGACGACCTGCGCCGGCTGGGCGACTGGTTCACCGAGGGCGGCCTGGAGCAGGTGGTGCTCCGCCCCTACGACGACGACCAGCTGCCCGACGACCTGAGCGGCTACGACGCGTTCGTGGTCATGGGCGGCGAGCAGCGGGCCTACCCCGACGACGACGGGGGCTACGACGGCTGGTGGCTGCCCAAGGTCGAGGGCCTGCTGCGCAAGGCGGTCCGCACCGGGCTGCCGACGCTCGGCGTCTGCCTGGGCGCCCAGCTCCTCGCGACCGCGCACGCCGGCACGGTCGAGCGCAGCGCCTCCGGCCCCGAGATCGGCCCGGCCCTGGTCGCCAAACGCGACGCGGCCGACCGTGACCCGCTGTTCCGCTTCGTGCCGATCGCGCCCGACGTGCTCCAGTGGCACAGCGACGAAGTCACCGAGCTGCCCCGCGGCGCGACCCTGCTGGCCGCCTCGACCTACTACCCCAACCAGGCGTTCCGGCTGGGGGAGCGGGCCTGGGGCCTCCAGTTCCACATCGAGTGCGACGAGGCGATGATCGCCGACTGGGCGGCCGGCTCCACCGAGCTGGCCGAGCTGGGGCTGTCCGAGGAGGCGGTGGTCGGCGCCTGCGCGTCGGTGCTGCCCGACCTCGAAGACGTCTGGCAACCGTTCGCCATCCGGTTCGCGTCGCTGGCGCAGGGTGACCTCGACCTGCCCCGGGCGACGCTGCCGCTGCTGGGACGCTGA
- a CDS encoding S66 peptidase family protein — MLVSPSGPTRPERLDRGLELLAGWGLRAVPGPHAYARDGYLAGSDADRAADLNAAFADPEIRGVLCTRGGYGAQRMVDAIDMAAVRRDPKVVAGFSDITALQFALWRGARLAAVHGPGLAWNDERTPAASAESLRAALMTTDPVTVKTIETEDTAGVRVPGIAAGPLLGGNLCLITSSIGTADLPDLTGAVLLVEEVQEPLYKIDRMFTHLRRSGALDGLAGVALGQFTDCSDDWGTGLVPMLLDRLGDLGVPVLGGLPIGHGPGQLSVPVGALATVDATAGVLTVEAAVG; from the coding sequence ATGCTGGTCTCACCGTCGGGCCCGACCCGCCCGGAACGGCTCGACCGGGGGCTCGAACTGCTGGCCGGCTGGGGGCTGCGGGCGGTGCCCGGGCCACACGCGTACGCCCGCGATGGTTATCTCGCCGGCAGTGACGCGGACCGCGCGGCCGACCTCAACGCCGCGTTCGCGGACCCGGAAATCCGGGGTGTGCTGTGCACCCGGGGCGGCTACGGCGCCCAGCGGATGGTCGACGCGATCGACATGGCCGCCGTCCGCCGCGACCCCAAGGTCGTCGCCGGCTTCTCCGACATCACCGCGCTCCAGTTCGCGCTCTGGCGCGGCGCCCGGCTCGCCGCGGTGCACGGCCCCGGTCTCGCCTGGAACGACGAGCGCACGCCGGCCGCGTCGGCGGAGTCGCTGCGCGCGGCGCTGATGACCACCGACCCGGTGACGGTCAAGACCATTGAAACGGAAGACACGGCGGGGGTACGGGTGCCCGGCATCGCCGCCGGCCCGCTGCTCGGCGGCAACCTCTGCCTGATCACCTCGTCGATCGGCACAGCGGACCTGCCCGACCTGACCGGCGCGGTGCTGCTGGTCGAGGAGGTACAGGAACCGCTCTACAAGATCGACCGGATGTTCACCCACCTGCGCCGGTCCGGCGCGCTCGACGGCCTCGCCGGCGTCGCGCTCGGCCAGTTCACCGACTGCTCCGACGACTGGGGCACCGGGCTGGTCCCGATGCTGCTCGACCGGCTGGGCGACCTGGGCGTGCCGGTGCTCGGTGGGTTGCCGATCGGCCACGGCCCCGGCCAGCTCAGCGTTCCGGTCGGCGCACTGGCCACGGTGGACGCCACCGCGGGTGTGCTGACGGTCGAGGCCGCGGTCGGCTGA
- a CDS encoding nitrate- and nitrite sensing domain-containing protein: protein MSERPTTTGSPSRASIWAKVGLVMVLPVAATAVLVTNGLLDHADTAKQADQAARLAPVVQASGQLVEGLQDERAKAALLLASPSAGQTRAEGAYDEARSAVTTAAADYTARRTAVGEVPADLLITLDRIDSGLRTLPDLRTAIATSKVAFTDATRGYDAIVENLLRLRDRAAQVAVDPALNQRMRAAAAIARGKEHLSQERVTVLQGYYSAGLLNPNLKTRFIAAQTGWTQAMEAFSANATEDEMNQFKDTVTGSKLREAAAFAGWVAASMPASGDLSGAPFNIDIWDSALFNNGTLVRQVERQLDSAVVDGAATARDDGKRQALVEAGVPLAILLLAILLAVFVARSMTRSRRDPSDGAVVADGPVDPDRPLATTASSNRG from the coding sequence ATGAGCGAGCGGCCGACAACGACGGGTTCGCCGTCGCGGGCATCCATCTGGGCGAAGGTGGGCCTGGTCATGGTCCTGCCGGTCGCCGCGACGGCGGTGCTGGTCACCAACGGGCTGCTCGACCACGCCGACACCGCGAAGCAGGCCGACCAGGCCGCCCGGCTCGCGCCGGTGGTGCAGGCGTCCGGTCAGCTCGTCGAGGGCCTGCAGGACGAGCGTGCGAAGGCGGCCCTGCTGCTCGCGTCGCCGTCGGCCGGGCAGACCCGCGCCGAGGGCGCCTACGACGAGGCGCGCTCCGCCGTCACCACGGCGGCCGCTGACTACACGGCCCGGCGCACCGCGGTCGGCGAGGTGCCCGCCGACCTGCTGATCACGCTCGACCGGATCGACAGCGGGCTGCGCACCCTGCCCGACCTGCGCACAGCCATCGCCACGTCCAAGGTCGCCTTCACCGACGCCACCCGCGGCTACGACGCCATCGTCGAGAACCTGCTGCGGCTTCGCGACAGAGCGGCCCAGGTGGCTGTCGACCCCGCGCTCAACCAGCGGATGCGGGCGGCGGCCGCCATCGCGCGCGGCAAGGAACACCTCTCGCAGGAACGGGTGACCGTCCTGCAGGGCTACTACTCCGCCGGCCTGTTGAACCCCAACCTCAAGACCCGGTTCATCGCCGCGCAGACGGGCTGGACACAGGCGATGGAGGCGTTCTCCGCGAACGCCACCGAAGACGAGATGAACCAGTTCAAGGACACCGTCACCGGGTCCAAGCTGCGCGAGGCGGCCGCGTTCGCCGGCTGGGTCGCCGCCAGCATGCCGGCCAGCGGCGATCTGTCCGGTGCGCCGTTCAACATCGACATCTGGGACAGCGCGCTGTTCAACAACGGCACGCTGGTCCGTCAGGTCGAGCGGCAGCTCGACAGCGCGGTCGTCGACGGCGCGGCCACGGCCCGCGACGACGGGAAACGCCAGGCGCTGGTCGAGGCCGGCGTGCCGCTGGCGATCCTGCTGCTGGCCATCCTGCTCGCCGTGTTCGTCGCCCGGTCGATGACCCGGTCGCGGCGCGACCCGAGCGACGGCGCCGTCGTCGCGGACGGCCCGGTCGACCCGGACCGCCCGTTGGCCACGACGGCGTCCAGCAACCGCGGCTAG